The Micrococcales bacterium genome includes a region encoding these proteins:
- a CDS encoding glycosyltransferase, translated as MGLSVVVACHNVAEFLPACLDSLLAQQVPATQVILVDDGSTDDTSGICQAYAANHSGWMVVTGPGSGPGGARNLGLAHVTEEYLAFVDGDDVVPPEGFRVLANSLQKTGSDLAAGDVLRYDGVHLQPSGPHRNAILATRLRTTIHKTPSLMYDTTSWNKVFRTDFWREAGLSFEPQVTYEDLPVMIAAHVRARSVDVLKAPVYWWRRRIDADASITQRRGELANLRDRMDAIAKVEDLLADDEFLRRTHDRKVLTFDIPLYLPYYAQADEQYQRLFLERVGAFVAGVAPEVMAELPPRDRVRYWLIQQGRSADLLEFLEFERDPYAVRRTVPADGVTYADLPFLGDRVPDGPVRLGQGATGGLRGGTGGVDRGGPLRRGLRLSGGHRLRWSGPAPAADTGDRG; from the coding sequence ATGGGTCTCAGCGTCGTCGTCGCCTGCCACAACGTGGCGGAGTTCCTGCCAGCGTGTCTGGATTCGCTGCTCGCCCAGCAGGTTCCGGCCACCCAGGTCATCCTGGTCGACGACGGTTCGACTGACGACACCAGCGGGATATGCCAGGCATACGCCGCCAACCACTCGGGGTGGATGGTCGTGACCGGACCCGGCAGCGGCCCCGGCGGCGCACGCAATCTGGGACTGGCGCACGTGACCGAGGAGTACCTGGCCTTCGTTGACGGCGACGATGTGGTGCCGCCGGAGGGCTTCCGGGTGCTCGCCAACTCGTTGCAGAAGACCGGGTCGGACCTCGCCGCTGGAGACGTCCTGCGCTACGACGGGGTGCACCTGCAGCCCAGTGGCCCGCACCGCAATGCGATCCTCGCCACAAGACTGCGCACCACGATTCACAAGACGCCGAGCCTGATGTACGACACCACGTCGTGGAACAAGGTGTTCCGGACGGACTTCTGGCGGGAGGCGGGTCTGTCCTTCGAGCCGCAGGTGACCTACGAGGACCTTCCGGTGATGATCGCCGCCCACGTGCGCGCCCGCAGCGTCGACGTGCTCAAGGCCCCGGTCTACTGGTGGCGTAGGCGCATCGACGCCGACGCCTCGATCACCCAGCGCCGCGGGGAGTTGGCGAACCTTCGTGATCGCATGGACGCGATCGCGAAGGTCGAGGACCTGCTGGCCGACGACGAGTTCCTGCGCCGCACGCACGACCGCAAAGTGCTCACGTTCGACATCCCGCTGTACCTGCCCTACTACGCGCAGGCCGACGAACAGTACCAGCGCCTGTTCCTCGAACGGGTCGGCGCCTTCGTCGCGGGGGTGGCCCCCGAGGTCATGGCCGAACTCCCGCCGCGCGACCGCGTTCGCTACTGGTTGATACAGCAGGGCCGTTCCGCGGACCTGCTGGAGTTCCTGGAGTTCGAGCGGGACCCGTACGCCGTGCGCAGGACGGTCCCCGCGGACGGGGTCACGTACGCGGATCTGCCGTTCCTCGGCGACCGGGTACCCGATGGACCTGTACGCCTGGGGCAAGGCGCAACCGGTGGCCTCCGAGGTGGAACGGGTGGCGTGGACCGAGGAGGGCCTCTTCGTCGCGGGCTACGCCTATCTGGAGGGCATCGACTCCGGTGGTCCGGACCAGCGCCGGCTGCGGATACGGGTGACCGGGGCTGA
- a CDS encoding CDP-glycerol glycerophosphotransferase family protein — protein MASRAKHIYWAVRRVLTQPPGAMVERWESMTGDRVLPEDHFQTAVYYADGPVNLYQLRQWYEPLKTLDAEAPVVLVCRSVTAALDLLEESPFPVVYAARVEDLENLVERQRFSMALYVNQNTRNFQMMRFNTMLHVFISHGESDKSYMVSGQTKCYDYSFIAGEAAAQRLAAHLINYDVAAKTIRIGRPQLDTPPATTGPALPDDGRTVVLYAPTTEGDRPSMRYSSLASHGVVMMRALLASPRHRVIFRPHARTGLFSEEHATAREEVDAMIAAANAADPTAGHIADSSPTFDWQLQAADVCIADISAVVIDWLTTGKPIVVTKPTNPAAPVPTEGYIADTELVTKKRAGEIVALLDRAASDPALAEQRQQWSFHYFGDTSPGAATRAWMDACRRVREERDTMLTGHDLTMGDPNTPAEPHRTVSDLEELDIES, from the coding sequence ATGGCAAGCAGGGCCAAACACATCTACTGGGCCGTCCGCCGGGTGCTGACCCAGCCCCCCGGCGCGATGGTCGAGCGCTGGGAGTCGATGACCGGCGACCGGGTACTCCCCGAGGACCACTTCCAGACCGCCGTCTACTACGCCGACGGCCCCGTCAACCTGTATCAACTGCGCCAGTGGTACGAACCCCTCAAGACACTGGATGCCGAGGCCCCCGTGGTGCTGGTCTGCCGTTCGGTCACCGCTGCCCTCGACCTGCTCGAGGAGTCACCGTTCCCTGTGGTCTACGCCGCCCGGGTGGAGGACCTGGAGAACCTGGTGGAGCGCCAACGCTTCTCCATGGCCTTGTACGTCAACCAGAACACCCGCAACTTCCAGATGATGCGCTTCAACACGATGTTGCATGTGTTCATCAGCCATGGCGAGAGCGACAAGTCGTACATGGTGTCCGGCCAGACCAAGTGCTACGACTACTCCTTCATCGCCGGGGAGGCCGCGGCTCAACGGCTGGCCGCGCACCTGATCAACTACGACGTCGCCGCCAAGACCATCCGTATCGGCCGCCCGCAACTGGACACCCCACCGGCCACGACTGGTCCCGCGCTGCCGGACGACGGCCGGACCGTGGTCCTGTACGCACCCACCACCGAGGGCGACCGCCCGAGCATGCGTTACAGCTCGCTGGCCTCCCACGGGGTGGTCATGATGCGGGCGCTGCTGGCCTCCCCCCGGCACCGGGTGATCTTCCGCCCGCATGCCCGCACCGGTTTGTTCTCCGAGGAGCACGCCACGGCCCGCGAGGAGGTCGACGCCATGATCGCCGCAGCGAATGCCGCAGACCCCACAGCCGGTCACATCGCCGACAGCAGCCCGACCTTCGACTGGCAGTTGCAGGCCGCTGACGTCTGCATCGCCGACATCAGCGCCGTGGTCATCGACTGGCTGACCACCGGCAAGCCGATCGTCGTCACCAAGCCGACGAATCCGGCGGCCCCGGTGCCGACGGAGGGGTACATCGCCGACACGGAGCTCGTGACCAAGAAGCGGGCCGGCGAGATCGTCGCGCTGCTCGACCGGGCGGCCTCCGACCCGGCCCTGGCGGAGCAGCGGCAGCAATGGTCGTTCCATTACTTCGGGGACACCAGCCCCGGGGCGGCCACTCGCGCCTGGATGGACGCCTGCCGGCGGGTGCGCGAGGAGCGTGACACCATGCTCACCGGTCACGACCTGACGATGGGCGACCCCAACACCCCGGCCGAGCCCCACCGCACCGTCAGCGACCTCGAGGAACTCGACATCGAGAGTTGA
- a CDS encoding CDP-glycerol glycerophosphotransferase family protein: MAWTEEGLFVAGYAYLEGIDSGGPDQRRLRIRVTGADEPFTVPVKWHNRDDLTAKEQSAEVTYANVGLSFTLGVDQLPAEGLLRVDVDVAAPGGRRRVPLSGTFDGAAHLPRRVRLPDGRVAVVRWRGESLGVAVYPPRPVVTDIEVPADDLLRVHFDAVIEGAEVLARRRDDYEEVRVPMAPTVDLDLSALPPLEALTQIEFDVLLQIPGEDEAQPAVVSPATTERLATPQNTEYYARAGITGGMLVSVRAPRPRLLDWNPTRAGIRLHGDRPDGITTLVLENRNGVRSEYPVQVHADRWQVDLPADDAEVSDGFTHLAAGRWSLLTQDDVPLHVAQERRESMVEPEWLLFSGVRAGVRARRSATAYLQIDPAGEIRPPGLHGRRQIVEDYYPKRRRKRTRRVILFENWKGKQYSDNLRAIDEELRRRRDRRRRVWVVRDHGVRMPKGVETVLRFSPEYYDLLARARWVLANDTIDPSYVKRDEQTYLQTWHGTPLKKVGQDIEKVNFARKGYLGTFAEEAAKWDYLVSPNAYSSDIMLRSFGTPRRGLLETGYPRNDVFYRPEREARAAAARQRLGLSPDQQVILYAPTWRDDRYDDRGRYIFDLKLNVDALRERFGQTHVLLLRGHHLLATRAGIPAGGGFVRNVSGYPDIADLYLIADVLITDYSSVMFDFVNTGRPMLFFTWDLDEYRDRVRGLYFDLTEDPPGPICRTSSEVMAALADLPDVQQQYADPYGRFRQRFCAWEDGYAAARVIDAGLR; the protein is encoded by the coding sequence GTGGCGTGGACCGAGGAGGGCCTCTTCGTCGCGGGCTACGCCTATCTGGAGGGCATCGACTCCGGTGGTCCGGACCAGCGCCGGCTGCGGATACGGGTGACCGGGGCTGACGAGCCGTTCACCGTGCCGGTGAAGTGGCACAACCGCGACGACCTCACCGCCAAGGAGCAGTCGGCGGAGGTCACGTACGCCAACGTCGGGCTGTCCTTCACCCTGGGCGTCGACCAGTTGCCCGCCGAGGGCCTGCTGCGGGTGGACGTGGACGTCGCGGCCCCCGGTGGTCGCCGGCGGGTGCCGCTGTCCGGCACGTTCGACGGGGCGGCGCACCTGCCACGGCGGGTGCGGTTGCCCGACGGCCGGGTCGCCGTCGTGCGCTGGCGCGGGGAGTCGTTGGGGGTGGCGGTGTATCCGCCGCGGCCCGTGGTCACCGACATCGAGGTGCCCGCCGACGACCTGCTGCGCGTGCATTTCGACGCGGTGATCGAGGGCGCCGAGGTCCTGGCCCGCCGGCGGGACGACTACGAGGAGGTCCGGGTGCCCATGGCGCCGACGGTCGACCTCGACCTGTCCGCCCTGCCCCCGCTGGAAGCGCTGACCCAGATCGAGTTCGACGTCCTGCTGCAGATCCCGGGGGAGGACGAGGCGCAACCGGCGGTGGTCAGCCCTGCGACCACGGAGCGGCTGGCCACGCCCCAGAACACCGAGTACTACGCGCGAGCCGGCATCACCGGGGGGATGCTGGTCTCCGTACGGGCGCCGCGGCCCCGCTTGCTGGACTGGAATCCGACGCGTGCGGGCATCCGTCTGCACGGTGACCGGCCCGACGGCATCACGACGCTGGTGTTGGAGAACCGCAACGGCGTGCGCAGCGAGTACCCGGTGCAGGTGCATGCCGACCGCTGGCAGGTGGACCTCCCGGCTGACGACGCGGAGGTCTCCGACGGGTTCACCCACCTCGCGGCGGGCCGCTGGAGCCTGCTGACGCAGGACGACGTACCCCTGCATGTGGCACAGGAGCGGCGCGAGAGCATGGTCGAACCGGAGTGGCTGCTGTTCAGCGGGGTCCGGGCCGGTGTGCGTGCCCGCCGCAGCGCTACCGCCTACCTGCAGATCGACCCGGCCGGGGAGATCCGGCCGCCGGGGTTGCACGGCCGCCGGCAGATCGTCGAGGACTACTACCCGAAGCGCCGCCGCAAGCGCACCCGTCGCGTCATCCTCTTCGAGAACTGGAAGGGCAAGCAGTACAGCGACAACCTGCGGGCCATCGACGAGGAGTTGCGCCGCCGCCGCGACCGGCGGCGCCGGGTGTGGGTGGTGCGCGACCACGGTGTGCGCATGCCGAAGGGCGTGGAGACGGTCCTGCGGTTCAGCCCGGAGTACTACGACCTGCTGGCACGGGCCCGCTGGGTCCTGGCCAACGACACCATCGATCCGAGTTACGTCAAACGCGACGAGCAGACCTATCTGCAGACCTGGCACGGGACACCTTTGAAGAAGGTCGGCCAGGACATAGAGAAGGTCAACTTCGCGCGCAAGGGATACCTCGGCACCTTCGCCGAGGAGGCCGCGAAGTGGGACTACCTGGTGTCGCCGAACGCTTACTCCTCGGACATCATGCTGCGGTCCTTCGGCACCCCCCGGCGCGGCCTGCTGGAGACCGGCTATCCCCGCAACGACGTCTTCTACCGGCCCGAGCGGGAGGCGCGGGCGGCTGCAGCCCGGCAGCGGCTCGGTCTGTCCCCGGACCAGCAGGTGATCCTCTACGCGCCCACGTGGCGCGATGACCGGTACGACGACCGGGGCCGCTACATCTTCGACCTGAAGCTCAACGTCGACGCGTTGCGCGAGCGGTTCGGCCAGACCCATGTCCTGCTCCTGCGCGGTCACCACCTGCTGGCCACACGCGCCGGCATACCGGCCGGGGGCGGCTTCGTGCGCAACGTCTCCGGGTATCCGGACATCGCGGACCTCTACCTCATCGCAGACGTCCTGATCACCGACTATTCCTCGGTGATGTTCGACTTTGTGAACACCGGCCGCCCGATGCTGTTCTTCACCTGGGATCTCGACGAATACCGGGACCGGGTCCGCGGCCTCTACTTCGACCTCACCGAGGACCCACCGGGCCCCATCTGCCGCACCTCCAGCGAGGTGATGGCCGCGCTGGCGGACCTGCCGGACGTGCAACAGCAGTACGCCGACCCCTACGGCCGGTTCCGGCAGCGGTTCTGTGCGTGGGAGGACGGGTACGCCGCAGCGCGGGTCATCGATGCCGGCCTGCGCTGA